A single window of Polaribacter sp. SA4-10 DNA harbors:
- a CDS encoding M56 family metallopeptidase, translated as MIFYLLKSAGCLALLLAFYHFVLEREKMHKFNRFFLLGSVLFSFLAPAFIIYIEAIPKIVTSTNSMSFSTLETPIEKSINYTLILTSIYFIISSVFAFRFGKNLFKIITKIKRNQHQKLDYATLVLVDDKILTHSFLNYIFINKEEYISDKIEPELLTHELTHVIQKHTIDVLIMEFIFILFWINPLFIILKKAIQLNHEFIADEKVINQHKNTSQYQHLLLGKAAWNNEYYLASNLNYSLTKKRLTMMTTKSSNSKIVLKKLAIIPLLAGFIFLFAKRVEAKNENSISISDLKVNELNLEQSKDTIPSNVEIKYEKIVATKSEIREYNKLLAKGKKDKMFKQKDVLKMQYLYKVMSEKQKNSVENVFDVIPPPPPPITVKRIDPDKKGKSTYYIDGKLTSKKEMKELSPDKIKSINVKKDKDGSGSVYISSKKTITVKAIDTEQKKEPTYYLDGKIISKKEMDKLNTENIKSVDVKKNKDGTGSVYITSKKE; from the coding sequence ATGATATTTTATCTTTTAAAATCTGCTGGTTGTTTAGCGCTTTTGCTTGCTTTCTATCACTTTGTTTTAGAACGCGAAAAAATGCACAAATTCAATCGTTTCTTTTTGTTAGGTAGTGTTTTGTTTTCTTTTTTAGCTCCTGCTTTTATTATTTATATTGAAGCTATCCCTAAAATAGTAACATCAACAAATTCAATGAGCTTTTCTACATTAGAAACTCCTATTGAAAAAAGCATAAATTACACATTAATATTAACTAGTATATACTTTATAATTTCAAGTGTTTTTGCTTTTAGATTTGGTAAAAACTTGTTTAAAATAATTACTAAAATTAAAAGAAATCAACATCAAAAACTAGATTATGCTACACTTGTTTTAGTGGATGATAAAATCTTAACACATTCTTTTTTAAACTATATTTTTATCAATAAAGAAGAATACATTTCAGATAAAATTGAGCCTGAATTATTAACACATGAATTAACGCATGTTATTCAAAAACATACTATTGATGTATTAATAATGGAATTTATTTTCATCCTTTTTTGGATAAACCCATTATTTATCATTCTTAAAAAAGCAATACAATTAAACCATGAATTTATAGCCGACGAAAAGGTTATTAATCAACATAAAAACACATCTCAATACCAGCATTTACTATTAGGTAAAGCTGCTTGGAACAACGAATATTACTTGGCCAGTAATTTGAATTATTCACTTACTAAAAAAAGATTAACAATGATGACAACAAAGAGTTCAAACTCAAAAATAGTATTAAAAAAACTCGCTATTATTCCTTTATTAGCAGGTTTCATATTCCTCTTTGCTAAAAGAGTTGAAGCAAAAAATGAAAATTCAATATCAATTTCTGACCTAAAAGTTAATGAACTGAATTTAGAACAAAGTAAAGACACAATTCCTTCTAATGTAGAAATAAAATATGAAAAAATAGTTGCTACAAAATCTGAAATAAGAGAATACAACAAATTATTAGCGAAAGGGAAAAAGGATAAAATGTTTAAACAGAAAGATGTACTAAAAATGCAGTATTTGTATAAAGTAATGTCTGAAAAACAAAAAAATTCTGTGGAGAATGTTTTTGATGTAATTCCACCTCCTCCACCTCCAATTACTGTTAAAAGAATTGATCCAGATAAAAAAGGAAAATCGACTTATTACATAGATGGAAAGCTTACATCAAAAAAAGAAATGAAAGAATTGAGCCCTGATAAAATAAAAAGTATAAATGTTAAAAAAGACAAAGATGGCTCTGGATCTGTTTATATATCAAGTAAAAAAACAATTACCGTTAAAGCAATTGATACAGAACAAAAAAAGGAACCAACTTATTACTTAGACGGAAAGATAATTTCAAAAAAAGAAATGGATAAATTGAACACTGAAAACATAAAAAGCGTCGATGTTAAAAAAAATAAAGATGGCACTGGATCTGTTTATATAACTAGTAAAAAAGAGTAA
- a CDS encoding peptidylprolyl isomerase has product MKNKILLIASIVLFSSCATKKFKEKWFAKEAPVTFKARFETTKGNFDIEAIRDWSPKGVDRFYQLIKYGYYDDVAIYRVVPSFVAQFGIHNDSLINKSWQKGIEDEPVIQKNDAMTLAFARGGIETRSNQIFINLKDNYRLDKLTYSGVSGFPVIAKVIEGKENVLKFYNGYGDNLGRQQDKINKDGNTFLREKYPKVDYIIKAYLIK; this is encoded by the coding sequence ATGAAAAATAAGATTCTATTAATAGCAAGTATTGTACTTTTTAGTTCCTGTGCGACTAAAAAATTCAAAGAAAAATGGTTTGCAAAAGAAGCGCCAGTTACTTTTAAAGCACGATTTGAAACTACAAAAGGGAATTTTGATATTGAAGCAATCAGGGATTGGTCGCCAAAAGGAGTAGATCGTTTTTATCAGTTAATAAAATATGGATATTATGATGATGTTGCTATTTATAGGGTCGTACCTAGTTTTGTAGCGCAATTTGGAATTCACAATGATTCTTTAATTAATAAAAGTTGGCAAAAAGGAATTGAAGATGAACCAGTAATTCAAAAAAATGATGCAATGACACTTGCATTTGCAAGAGGAGGAATAGAAACAAGATCGAATCAGATTTTTATCAATTTAAAAGATAACTATCGTTTAGATAAATTAACTTATTCTGGTGTTTCTGGTTTTCCTGTAATTGCAAAAGTAATTGAAGGTAAAGAAAATGTGTTGAAATTTTACAATGGTTATGGCGATAATTTAGGGAGACAACAAGATAAAATTAATAAAGATGGAAATACTTTTTTAAGGGAGAAATACCCAAAAGTAGATTACATAATAAAAGCATATTTAATAAAATAA
- a CDS encoding BlaI/MecI/CopY family transcriptional regulator codes for MQLSKTEEQLMQYLWKRKKAFLKELLEDFPEPKPATTTVATLLKRISDKGFIDYKLFGKSREYFPIIKKTDYFSKHVNGLIKNFFNDSASQFASFFTKETNLSNEELEELKKIIDNQIKKQQ; via the coding sequence ATGCAATTATCTAAAACCGAAGAACAATTAATGCAATATTTATGGAAACGTAAAAAAGCATTTTTAAAAGAATTATTAGAAGATTTTCCAGAACCAAAACCAGCAACAACAACAGTTGCTACTTTGCTAAAAAGAATTTCTGATAAAGGTTTTATAGATTATAAATTGTTTGGTAAGTCTAGAGAATACTTTCCAATAATAAAGAAAACAGATTATTTCTCTAAACATGTAAATGGTCTAATTAAAAACTTCTTTAATGATTCTGCAAGTCAGTTTGCTTCTTTCTTTACAAAAGAAACTAATCTTTCTAATGAAGAATTAGAGGAATTGAAAAAAATAATAGACAATCAAATTAAAAAACAACAATAA
- a CDS encoding M1 family metallopeptidase: MKYRFYLLICFTILCSLNSYSQGLLSEKSNFTRQDSLRGTITPERIWWDLTYYHLEVKVAPNKKHISGKNTIKYKVLSAYKTMQIDLQASLTITKVTQDGKELKVIHDGNAHFIKLIKNQHIGKTETIVVYYQGNPKEAIRAPWDGGFSWKKDKNGNHFIATSCQGLGASVWWPCKDHMYDEVENMRISVTVPSNLMDISNGRLESVEDHGTTKTYNWFVDNPINNYGVNVNIGNYAHFSEIFYGEKGPLDMDYYVLKDNLEKAKEHFKDAPKMMKAFEHWFGPYPFYKDGYKLVEVPYLGMEHQSSVTYGNKYMQGYLGRDLSETGWGLKFDFIIIHESGHEWFANNITNKDIADMWIHESFTNYSENLFLDYYYGKKAASEYVIGLRKSIANKNTIIGQYDVNKEGSGDMYNKGGNMLHTLRQLINNDEKWRSILRKMNKTFYHQTVTTVQIEDFLSSETGFDLTPFFNQYLRDIKIPTLEYSIKNKVLNYKWTNVVAAFKMPIKVTINNKEQWIYPTEELKEMDLESEKSEIKVDPNFYIYTKKINNKSY, encoded by the coding sequence ATGAAATATCGCTTTTACCTTCTAATTTGTTTTACAATACTCTGTTCTTTAAATTCATACTCTCAAGGATTGTTAAGTGAGAAAAGCAACTTTACAAGACAAGATAGTTTAAGAGGCACCATTACACCAGAAAGAATTTGGTGGGATTTAACCTATTATCATTTAGAAGTTAAAGTAGCACCAAATAAAAAACACATTTCAGGAAAAAACACCATTAAGTACAAAGTTTTAAGCGCTTATAAAACAATGCAAATTGATTTACAAGCATCTTTAACAATTACAAAAGTTACACAAGATGGTAAAGAATTAAAAGTGATTCATGATGGAAATGCACATTTTATAAAATTGATTAAAAATCAACATATAGGAAAGACTGAAACTATTGTTGTCTATTATCAAGGAAATCCTAAAGAAGCAATTAGAGCTCCTTGGGATGGAGGTTTTTCATGGAAAAAAGATAAAAATGGAAATCATTTTATAGCAACTTCTTGTCAGGGTTTAGGAGCAAGTGTCTGGTGGCCTTGCAAAGACCATATGTATGATGAAGTAGAAAACATGCGAATTAGTGTTACTGTACCCAGTAATTTAATGGATATTTCTAATGGTAGATTAGAAAGTGTAGAGGATCATGGAACTACAAAAACCTATAATTGGTTTGTAGACAATCCTATTAATAATTACGGTGTAAATGTAAATATTGGTAATTATGCTCATTTTTCTGAAATTTTCTATGGAGAAAAAGGCCCTTTAGATATGGATTATTATGTATTAAAAGACAATTTAGAAAAAGCAAAAGAGCATTTTAAAGATGCGCCAAAAATGATGAAAGCTTTTGAACATTGGTTTGGTCCTTACCCTTTTTACAAAGACGGTTATAAATTGGTAGAAGTGCCATATTTAGGGATGGAACACCAAAGTTCTGTTACGTATGGAAACAAATATATGCAAGGATATTTAGGACGTGATTTGTCTGAGACTGGTTGGGGATTAAAATTCGATTTTATTATAATTCACGAATCTGGACATGAATGGTTTGCTAATAATATTACCAACAAAGATATTGCAGACATGTGGATTCATGAAAGTTTTACCAATTACTCAGAAAATTTATTTTTAGATTATTACTACGGCAAAAAAGCAGCCTCAGAATATGTAATAGGTTTAAGGAAATCTATTGCAAATAAAAACACCATTATTGGCCAATACGATGTAAATAAAGAAGGCTCTGGAGACATGTACAACAAGGGAGGAAACATGCTTCATACTTTAAGACAATTAATTAATAACGATGAAAAATGGCGTTCTATTTTAAGAAAAATGAACAAAACATTTTATCATCAAACAGTTACAACTGTACAAATTGAAGATTTTTTAAGCTCAGAAACTGGTTTTGATTTAACGCCATTCTTTAATCAATATTTAAGAGATATTAAAATACCAACATTAGAATATTCTATTAAAAACAAGGTTTTAAATTACAAATGGACAAATGTTGTAGCTGCTTTTAAGATGCCAATAAAAGTTACAATAAATAATAAAGAACAATGGATTTATCCTACAGAAGAACTGAAGGAAATGGATTTAGAATCTGAAAAATCAGAAATAAAAGTAGATCCAAATTTTTATATCTACACAAAAAAAATAAATAATAAAAGCTATTAA
- a CDS encoding DPP IV N-terminal domain-containing protein, whose product MKKNYLKFVVFLGITTFIFSCSKTKEQKQFTVAEYEAAAKHMDRDLYDLVYNKVSGSTFIDNNKLIYSTKNKEGKKYLLVDIEAKTKKEAFNHQELAKILSKELDTEIKASNLPIYDFEFTDNIESIRFTTHKQIFNFNIASNVLSKVTPKLKKTSRNENVSPNGKLAAYIDNFNLWVRSIETNKKTQLTFDGVQNYGYATNNAGWTKSDGAVLKWSPNSDKIATFQQDARGVGMMYLTSSNVGHPKLEAWKHPLPGDDNIFTIERVIIHLGTTPKMVRLKMDKDFQRGSTTDHIASRKNELLDAQWNKQGTKFAFVSGSRDHKVAHLQIANAKTGVVKSIHKEEVDTYYESGVKAENWKVLFDSNEFIWYSEKTNWGHVYLYDLETKKLKNQITTGDWLVKQIKSIDEKNRQIYFTAGGKETGNPYHNYYYKVNFDGSNNINLTPSKGTHIVVFSDDNSTLIDTYSTTTTPPISVLRNNKGEKIMDLETADISELKANNWQKPVEFSVKARDEKTDLYGLLFLPSHYVESKKYPVLNYIYPGPQSGSVGNYNFRPVWRDFQAVAELGFIVVAVDAMGTPMRSKSFHDAYYGNMGDNGLPDNITAIKQLAQKYKGMDIESVGIWGHSGGGFASTRAVFAYPEFYDVAVSGAGNHDNRNYEADWGEKWQGLLVEGNLEGKGDGTTNYDNQANQLIAKDLKGKLLITHGAMDNNVPPSNTMLVVEALIKANKDFDMILFPNKRHGYGDMTKYMTRKRWDYFVTHLLNAKPAKDFKLK is encoded by the coding sequence ATGAAAAAAAATTATTTAAAATTTGTTGTATTTTTAGGCATAACCACATTCATTTTTTCTTGTTCAAAAACAAAAGAGCAAAAACAATTTACAGTTGCAGAGTATGAAGCGGCAGCAAAACATATGGATAGAGATTTATATGATTTAGTTTATAATAAAGTTTCTGGAAGCACATTTATTGATAATAACAAACTAATTTATTCAACAAAAAATAAAGAAGGTAAAAAATATCTTCTTGTTGATATAGAGGCAAAAACAAAAAAAGAGGCCTTTAATCATCAAGAATTGGCCAAAATTTTATCCAAAGAATTAGATACAGAAATAAAAGCAAGTAATTTACCCATTTATGATTTTGAGTTTACTGATAATATAGAAAGTATTCGTTTTACAACTCACAAACAAATATTTAATTTTAATATAGCGAGTAATGTCTTATCTAAAGTGACTCCTAAACTTAAAAAAACGTCAAGAAATGAAAATGTTTCCCCCAACGGAAAGCTAGCGGCATATATAGACAATTTTAACCTTTGGGTACGCAGCATAGAAACGAATAAAAAGACACAGCTTACTTTTGATGGTGTTCAAAATTATGGATACGCAACTAACAATGCTGGTTGGACCAAAAGTGATGGAGCTGTTTTAAAATGGTCTCCAAATTCAGATAAAATTGCCACTTTTCAACAAGATGCAAGAGGTGTTGGTATGATGTATTTAACATCTTCTAATGTTGGGCATCCCAAATTAGAAGCTTGGAAACATCCATTACCTGGAGATGATAACATTTTTACAATAGAACGTGTAATTATCCATTTAGGAACCACTCCAAAAATGGTTCGTTTAAAAATGGATAAAGATTTTCAAAGAGGATCAACAACAGATCATATTGCAAGTAGAAAAAACGAATTATTAGACGCACAATGGAATAAACAAGGCACAAAATTTGCTTTTGTTTCTGGTTCTAGAGATCATAAAGTAGCACATTTACAAATTGCAAATGCTAAAACTGGAGTTGTAAAATCAATTCATAAAGAAGAAGTAGATACTTATTATGAGTCTGGAGTAAAAGCAGAAAACTGGAAGGTTTTATTTGATTCTAATGAGTTTATCTGGTATTCAGAAAAAACAAACTGGGGACACGTTTATTTGTATGATTTAGAAACTAAAAAATTAAAAAATCAAATTACTACTGGAGATTGGCTTGTAAAACAAATTAAAAGTATCGATGAAAAGAATAGACAAATCTATTTTACTGCTGGAGGAAAAGAAACAGGAAACCCATATCATAATTATTATTACAAAGTAAACTTTGATGGTTCAAATAACATCAATTTAACACCAAGTAAAGGAACACATATCGTTGTTTTTTCTGATGATAATTCAACACTTATAGATACTTATTCAACAACCACTACTCCACCAATTTCAGTTTTAAGAAATAACAAAGGAGAAAAAATAATGGATTTAGAAACTGCTGACATTTCTGAATTAAAGGCGAATAACTGGCAAAAACCAGTTGAATTCTCTGTAAAAGCAAGAGATGAAAAAACAGATTTATATGGATTACTATTTTTACCAAGTCATTATGTTGAAAGTAAAAAATATCCTGTTTTAAATTACATTTATCCAGGTCCACAATCTGGTAGTGTTGGTAATTATAACTTTAGACCCGTTTGGAGAGATTTTCAAGCAGTTGCAGAATTAGGTTTTATTGTCGTTGCAGTAGACGCAATGGGAACTCCAATGCGATCAAAATCTTTTCATGACGCTTATTATGGAAACATGGGAGATAATGGTTTGCCAGACAATATTACTGCAATTAAACAGCTTGCACAAAAGTATAAAGGAATGGATATTGAGAGCGTTGGTATTTGGGGCCATTCTGGTGGTGGTTTTGCTTCTACAAGAGCTGTTTTTGCGTATCCTGAATTTTACGATGTTGCAGTTTCTGGAGCAGGAAATCATGATAATAGAAATTATGAAGCAGATTGGGGAGAAAAATGGCAAGGGCTTTTAGTTGAAGGTAACTTAGAAGGAAAAGGTGATGGAACAACTAATTATGATAATCAAGCAAATCAATTAATTGCAAAAGATTTAAAGGGAAAATTATTAATTACTCATGGAGCTATGGATAATAATGTGCCACCTTCAAACACAATGTTGGTTGTAGAGGCATTGATTAAAGCAAACAAAGATTTCGACATGATTTTGTTTCCAAATAAAAGACATGGTTATGGAGATATGACAAAATACATGACACGTAAACGTTGGGATTATTTTGTAACACATCTTTTAAATGCCAAACCTGCAAAAGATTTTAAACTGAAATAA